In Funiculus sociatus GB2-C1, the following proteins share a genomic window:
- a CDS encoding alpha-ketoglutarate-dependent dioxygenase AlkB family protein, producing the protein MLSVPLQLPDADIVFYPSLLDGQESDRLLTQLTETIDWRQDWITIYGRSMPQPRLTAWYGDPGTSYTYSGITMHPSPWTGTLLDLKAKAEAVSGVVFNSVLLNLYRDGNDSMGWHSDDEPELGQNPVIGSLSLGGTRRFILRHRAGKGLKHQLELTSGSFLLMQGTTQHYWQHQIPKTKRPVPPRINLTFRVIDLSVRLTSELDTD; encoded by the coding sequence ATGCTCAGTGTCCCTCTGCAACTGCCTGACGCAGATATCGTGTTCTACCCGTCTCTGCTGGATGGGCAGGAAAGCGATCGCTTGCTCACACAACTGACTGAAACGATTGACTGGCGACAGGACTGGATTACCATCTACGGGCGCTCAATGCCTCAACCGAGACTGACGGCTTGGTATGGCGATCCTGGTACATCCTACACTTACTCTGGTATCACGATGCACCCTTCTCCCTGGACAGGCACATTACTTGACCTCAAGGCAAAGGCTGAAGCCGTTTCTGGTGTCGTGTTCAACAGTGTGCTGCTCAATCTCTACCGAGATGGCAACGACAGTATGGGCTGGCACAGCGATGATGAACCGGAGCTAGGGCAAAATCCGGTCATTGGTTCTCTGAGTTTGGGAGGAACACGGCGGTTCATACTGCGGCACCGAGCCGGAAAAGGCTTGAAGCATCAACTGGAGTTAACTTCTGGTAGTTTCTTGTTGATGCAGGGGACAACGCAACATTACTGGCAGCATCAAATTCCGAAAACTAAACGTCCGGTTCCTCCCCGGATTAATTTGACCTTTCGAGTCATTGACTTGTCAGTTCGCCTAACTAGCGAACTTGACACTGATTGA
- a CDS encoding GUN4 domain-containing protein, translating to MKRSIVVGLLTFLAIGCSSNLPTSSTQSPTPEAIAAKPAPNASMQSRDVFYLSDRFGFRFVSPKGYVITPTSTTQSTKPSPPLEVLEVWQQQDFVNRESLPETPPIISISIYDNSKRLPLTSWKGELSQNDDRPLTVAGQKAIAYTSTGLYESDNVLFSSPDGRYVFRLQGAYLQKNDSIRQVYQDIVKSVTFDAIASTSPNKWRINYSRLKSLLAAGDWRGADVETRAIFQRLQKLQGQGADLLYGSKTLLNRFPCEDFRSIDTLWSQASKGRFGYSAQKRIWQQTASQTKNPKARVEKFGQAVGWYRSQPLPENNPFGVVLAGTKWRLDSELNSTATAPIGQFPWGGISSNLLSDILSEPGCGSCTTDAIYLASDRYYDYVPALFTKLNQCQVR from the coding sequence ATGAAGCGCTCTATTGTAGTTGGGTTACTAACATTTCTGGCTATTGGCTGTAGCAGCAATCTTCCAACATCATCCACTCAATCTCCCACGCCTGAGGCAATTGCCGCCAAACCTGCTCCCAACGCCTCAATGCAAAGTCGGGATGTGTTTTACCTGAGCGATCGCTTTGGGTTTCGCTTCGTTTCCCCAAAGGGCTATGTGATTACGCCTACCAGTACGACTCAATCGACGAAGCCAAGCCCCCCGCTAGAAGTTCTAGAGGTTTGGCAGCAGCAAGATTTTGTGAACCGGGAGAGTCTACCTGAAACCCCTCCGATCATCAGCATTAGCATCTACGACAACTCTAAGCGGTTGCCCCTGACAAGCTGGAAAGGCGAATTGAGCCAGAATGACGATCGCCCCCTCACCGTTGCTGGACAGAAAGCGATCGCCTACACTTCCACTGGACTCTACGAGTCTGATAATGTGCTGTTCAGCAGTCCTGATGGTCGCTATGTATTTCGCCTACAAGGAGCCTACCTGCAAAAGAACGATTCTATCCGACAGGTATATCAGGACATCGTTAAAAGCGTTACCTTCGATGCGATCGCAAGCACTTCTCCTAACAAATGGCGCATCAACTACAGCCGCCTCAAAAGCCTTTTGGCAGCAGGTGACTGGCGGGGTGCGGATGTCGAGACTCGCGCCATTTTTCAGCGATTGCAGAAACTACAAGGACAGGGTGCGGACTTACTCTATGGCAGCAAAACCCTGCTCAATCGCTTTCCCTGTGAGGATTTTCGTAGCATAGACACCCTCTGGTCGCAAGCCAGTAAGGGACGCTTTGGGTACAGCGCTCAAAAGCGTATCTGGCAGCAGACTGCCTCTCAGACGAAAAATCCGAAAGCACGAGTTGAAAAGTTTGGTCAGGCAGTGGGATGGTACAGATCCCAACCATTACCGGAAAACAATCCTTTTGGGGTCGTGTTAGCTGGAACCAAATGGCGGTTGGATTCGGAACTAAACTCTACTGCTACGGCACCAATCGGACAGTTTCCTTGGGGGGGGATTTCCTCTAACTTATTGAGTGACATTCTCAGCGAACCTGGTTGTGGCAGTTGTACCACAGATGCCATTTATCTTGCTAGCGATCGCTATTACGACTATGTGCCTGCTTTATTTACTAAGCTCAATCAGTGTCAAGTTCGCTAG